Genomic window (Molothrus ater isolate BHLD 08-10-18 breed brown headed cowbird chromosome 7, BPBGC_Mater_1.1, whole genome shotgun sequence):
TTACCCTTCTGCTAAAAGGCTGCCACTCTCCCCAACAGCCCAGTGCAGTGCATTCCTCTCAGAATGGGGAATCCAGAGCTAGCCTGTTCGTAGCACAACTGTGGTAAAAATGCTGCTATGGAAGAATATATTGGTATATTCAGTTGCTGAGCTGCCTTCTTTGTTTGAACCCTCCTGTATCAcactttctgctgcttttcctacCCTATCAAACTAAAACTTAAAAGCTGTTGTTAGAGGTCAGGTTGTTTGGAGGTAAAATTTTTACTGAGATCACATTGAACATAAACACAGCTCTACACTTCACTGGGAGGAGTAGGGGGTTTTTGCACACACTGTCCTCTGTTTCTGTGTTATTACCACATAGCACAATAGGCCTCAATCGCTTTTCTTCCCACTAGACTCTAATTATTGCCCATGAGATGCATATTAAAGGAGTAGTGACCTTGGTTTCTCCCTGTGAACTGAGAAAGTAGAGTAGCCGTCTTGGGGCTTCTGACAGCTTCTGACAGCTGCCTTCTCCCCAGCCCATGGGTTCTGGAGAGCACACAGTCCACATAGATATCCCAGAAGAGCTGAGCCAAGTCCCAGAACAAAGCCCCATGTTTCAAGTTCTCTGAGGATTTCAGAAAGATCATGAAGTCCCAAAAgccactgacagagtcagaaatGCGAGGCTTCCTCATCTCCAGTAAAACAGCTGAGGAGGATTCCCAGCATTGGGGGTCTGCCCGCCCAAGAGCCAGTGGATCAGCTTGACTGTGGCAGAGGAAAGGTGTCACACAGAACACTGCCATGAGTAGGAGAGAGCAGGTGAGTCTCATGGTGCAGTGgattcttcctctgcttccaaGATCCATTATGTCACTGAAATATAAGAAAACCAAGAGAAGCCGAAAAAGTCTCACTCTTAGTTGCAGGAATAAAATCCTGTTGCTTTACATGATACACAAGGCACTTAAATactgtttc
Coding sequences:
- the FAM237A gene encoding protein FAM237A, yielding MDLGSRGRIHCTMRLTCSLLLMAVFCVTPFLCHSQADPLALGRADPQCWESSSAVLLEMRKPRISDSVSGFWDFMIFLKSSENLKHGALFWDLAQLFWDIYVDCVLSRTHGLGRRQLSEAVRSPKTATLLSQFTGRNQGMFSHIQRSPVLKKKDSFEDLISIHIHKSRSILLGRVIGKLGKKRKLHI